From the Pseudomonas sp. SORT22 genome, one window contains:
- the pqqB gene encoding pyrroloquinoline quinone biosynthesis protein PqqB, whose product MYIQILGSAAGGGFPQWNCNCANCKGFRDGSLRATARTQSSIALSDDGIHWVLCNASPDIRAQLQSFAPMQPARALRDTGINAIVLLDSQIDHTTGLLSLREGCPHQVWCTDMVHQDLSTGFPLFTMLSHWNGGLQWQRIELEGSFVIDACPNLRFTPFPLRSAAPPYSPHRFDPHPGDNLGLMVEDLRTGGKLFYAPGLGQVDGKLLQMMSDADCLLVDGTLWEDDEMQRRGVGTRTGREMGHLAQNGPGGMLEVLEGFPRQRKVLIHINNTNPILDEDSAERAECVRRGVEVAFDGMSITL is encoded by the coding sequence ATGTACATCCAGATTCTAGGTTCCGCCGCCGGTGGCGGTTTTCCCCAGTGGAACTGCAACTGCGCCAACTGCAAAGGCTTTCGCGACGGCAGCCTGCGCGCCACGGCGCGCACCCAGTCATCGATTGCCCTGTCTGACGACGGCATCCACTGGGTGCTGTGCAACGCCTCGCCGGACATCCGCGCACAGCTGCAAAGCTTTGCCCCGATGCAGCCGGCCCGGGCCCTGCGCGACACCGGCATCAATGCCATCGTCCTGCTCGACAGCCAGATCGACCACACCACCGGCCTGCTCAGCCTGCGCGAAGGCTGCCCGCACCAGGTCTGGTGCACCGACATGGTCCATCAGGACCTGAGCACTGGTTTCCCGCTGTTCACCATGCTCAGCCACTGGAACGGTGGCCTGCAGTGGCAGCGCATCGAGCTCGAAGGCAGCTTCGTCATCGATGCCTGCCCGAACCTGCGCTTCACCCCCTTCCCGCTGCGTAGCGCCGCACCGCCCTACTCACCGCACCGCTTCGACCCACACCCGGGTGACAACCTCGGGCTGATGGTCGAAGACCTGCGCACCGGCGGCAAGCTGTTCTACGCCCCGGGCCTGGGCCAGGTCGACGGCAAATTGTTGCAGATGATGAGCGACGCCGACTGCCTGCTGGTCGACGGCACCCTCTGGGAGGATGATGAAATGCAGCGCCGCGGTGTCGGCACCCGCACCGGCCGCGAGATGGGCCACCTGGCGCAGAACGGCCCGGGCGGCATGCTCGAGGTACTGGAAGGCTTCCCGCGTCAGCGCAAGGTGCTTATCCACATCAACAACACCAACCCGATTCTCGATGAGGATTCGGCCGAACGCGCCGAATGCGTACGCCGCGGCGTCGAAGTGGCCTTCGACGGCATGAGCATCACCCTCTAG
- the pqqA gene encoding pyrroloquinoline quinone precursor peptide PqqA has product MWTKPAYTDLRIGFEVTMYFASR; this is encoded by the coding sequence ATGTGGACCAAACCTGCTTACACTGACCTGCGTATCGGCTTTGAAGTGACCATGTATTTCGCAAGCCGCTGA
- a CDS encoding NAD(P)/FAD-dependent oxidoreductase produces the protein MNKNNRHPADGKKPITIFGPDFPFAFDDWIEHPAGLGSIPAARHGEEVAIVGAGIAGLVAAYELMKLGLKPVVYEASKMGGRLRSQAFEGSDGIIAELGGMRFPVSSTAFYHYVDKLGLETKPFPNPLTPASGSTVIDLEGQTHYAEKLSDLPKLFQEVADAWADALEDGARFGDIQQAIRDRDVPRLKELWNTLVPLWDDRTFYDFVATSKAFAKLSFLHREVFGQVGFGTGGWDSDFPNSMLEIFRVVMTNCDDHQHLVVGGVEQVPLGIWRHVPERCAHWPAGTSLSSLHRGAPRAGVKSIARDSDGRLAVTDTWGDTRHYAAVLTTCQSWLLTTQIECEESLFSQKMWMALDRTRYMQSSKTFVMVDRPFWKDKDPDTGRDLMSMTLTDRLTRGTYLFDNGDDKPGVICLSYSWMSDALKMLPHPVEKRVKLALDALKKIYPKVDIAGHIIGDPITVSWEADPHFLGAFKGALPGHYRYNQRMYAHFMQQDMPAEQRGIFIAGDDVSWTPAWVEGAVQTSLNAVWGIINHFGGQTHPDNPGPGDVFNEIGPIALAD, from the coding sequence ATGAACAAGAACAATCGTCACCCCGCCGACGGCAAGAAACCCATCACCATTTTCGGCCCGGATTTTCCTTTTGCCTTTGACGACTGGATCGAGCACCCGGCCGGCTTGGGTAGCATCCCGGCGGCGCGCCATGGAGAGGAAGTGGCGATTGTCGGTGCCGGTATCGCCGGGCTGGTGGCGGCCTACGAGTTGATGAAGCTGGGCCTCAAGCCTGTGGTCTACGAAGCTTCGAAAATGGGTGGGCGCCTGCGCTCGCAAGCCTTCGAAGGCAGTGACGGGATCATCGCCGAGCTGGGTGGCATGCGCTTTCCGGTGTCGTCGACGGCGTTCTACCACTATGTCGACAAGCTCGGCCTTGAAACCAAGCCCTTCCCCAACCCGCTGACCCCGGCCTCGGGCAGCACAGTGATCGACCTCGAAGGCCAGACCCACTACGCGGAAAAACTCTCCGATTTGCCCAAGTTGTTCCAGGAGGTTGCCGACGCCTGGGCCGATGCCCTGGAAGACGGCGCCCGCTTCGGCGACATCCAGCAAGCCATCCGCGACCGCGATGTGCCGCGCCTCAAGGAGCTGTGGAACACCCTGGTACCGCTGTGGGACGACCGCACCTTCTACGACTTCGTCGCCACCTCAAAAGCCTTCGCCAAACTCAGCTTCCTGCACCGCGAGGTGTTCGGCCAGGTCGGTTTCGGCACCGGTGGCTGGGACTCGGACTTCCCCAATTCGATGCTGGAAATCTTCCGCGTGGTGATGACCAACTGCGACGATCACCAGCACCTGGTAGTTGGCGGCGTCGAGCAAGTGCCGCTGGGCATCTGGCGCCATGTGCCGGAGCGTTGCGCGCACTGGCCGGCCGGCACCAGCCTCAGCTCGCTACACCGCGGCGCGCCACGTGCCGGGGTGAAAAGCATTGCCCGCGACAGCGACGGGCGCCTGGCGGTAACCGACACCTGGGGCGACACCCGCCACTACGCCGCGGTGCTGACCACCTGCCAGAGCTGGCTGCTGACCACCCAGATCGAGTGCGAAGAATCGCTGTTCTCGCAGAAGATGTGGATGGCCCTGGACCGTACCCGCTACATGCAGTCGTCGAAGACCTTCGTCATGGTCGACCGGCCGTTCTGGAAGGACAAGGATCCAGATACCGGCCGCGACCTGATGAGCATGACCCTGACCGACCGCCTGACCCGCGGCACCTACCTGTTCGACAACGGCGACGACAAGCCGGGGGTGATCTGCCTGTCGTACTCGTGGATGAGCGATGCGCTGAAAATGCTCCCGCACCCAGTGGAAAAGCGCGTCAAGCTGGCCCTCGATGCGCTGAAGAAGATCTACCCGAAAGTCGATATCGCCGGGCACATCATCGGCGACCCGATCACCGTGTCGTGGGAAGCCGATCCGCACTTCCTCGGCGCCTTCAAGGGCGCCCTGCCCGGCCATTACCGCTACAACCAGCGCATGTACGCGCACTTCATGCAGCAGGACATGCCGGCCGAGCAGCGCGGCATCTTCATTGCCGGTGACGATGTGTCGTGGACCCCGGCCTGGGTCGAAGGCGCGGTGCAAACGTCGCTCAATGCGGTGTGGGGTATCATCAATCACTTCGGTGGCCAGACCCACCCGGACAACCCAGGCCCGGGCGACGTGTTCAATGAAATCGGCCCGATCGCCCTGGCCGACTGA
- a CDS encoding Lrp/AsnC family transcriptional regulator, producing MSDSRPVALDEIDRQLISLLQINARESVATLARQLGIARTTVTSRLARLEKTKVISGYGVRLGQRLIDGGLQAYVGIKVQPRSGKDVVRRLSAMGQVQQLCAVSGEFDYVAWLRSDSPEQLDQLLDQIGSVEGVEKTTTSIILSSKVDRGQPV from the coding sequence ATGTCCGACAGCCGCCCCGTCGCCCTCGACGAAATCGATCGCCAGCTGATCTCGCTGCTGCAGATCAACGCCCGTGAAAGCGTCGCCACGCTCGCCCGGCAACTGGGTATCGCGCGCACCACGGTAACTTCGCGCCTGGCCCGTCTGGAAAAGACCAAGGTCATCAGCGGCTACGGCGTGCGCCTGGGTCAGCGCCTGATCGATGGTGGCCTGCAGGCCTATGTCGGGATCAAGGTACAACCGCGTTCGGGCAAGGACGTGGTGCGGCGCCTGAGCGCCATGGGCCAGGTGCAGCAGTTGTGCGCGGTCAGCGGCGAATTCGACTACGTCGCCTGGCTGCGCAGCGACTCGCCCGAGCAACTGGACCAGTTGCTCGACCAGATCGGCAGCGTTGAAGGCGTGGAAAAAACCACCACCTCGATCATCCTCAGCAGCAAGGTGGATCGCGGGCAGCCGGTTTGA
- the pqqD gene encoding pyrroloquinoline quinone biosynthesis peptide chaperone PqqD, which translates to MSFNRAQVPAWRPGYRFQYEPAQKGHVLLYPEGMIKLNDSAALIGGLIDGQRDVAAIIAELDKQFPGVPELGDDIEQFMEVARAEHWISLA; encoded by the coding sequence ATGAGTTTTAATCGCGCGCAAGTTCCGGCCTGGCGCCCGGGCTATCGCTTCCAGTACGAGCCGGCGCAAAAGGGCCATGTGCTGTTGTACCCGGAAGGGATGATCAAGCTCAACGACAGCGCTGCGCTGATCGGCGGGCTGATCGACGGCCAGCGCGATGTCGCTGCGATCATCGCCGAGCTGGACAAGCAGTTCCCTGGCGTACCTGAGCTCGGTGACGACATCGAGCAGTTCATGGAGGTGGCCCGTGCCGAACACTGGATCAGCCTTGCCTGA
- the pqqE gene encoding pyrroloquinoline quinone biosynthesis protein PqqE, which yields MPNTGSALPELPAKPDVGLPLWLLAELTYRCPLQCPYCSNPLDFAAQGQELSTAQWFKVMAEAREMGAAQLGFSGGEPLVRQDLAELIGEGRRLGYYTNLITSGIGLTEQKIATFKEAGLDHIQISFQASDEQVNNLLAGSKKAFAQKLEMARAVKAHGYPMVLNFVTHRHNIDKIDRIIELCVALEADFVELATCQFYGWAHLNRVGLLPTRAQLERAERITNEYRAKLQAAGNPCKLIFVTPDYYEERPKACMNGWGSVFLTVTPDGTALPCHGARQLPVQFPNVRDHSMQHIWYDSFGFNRFRGYDWMPEPCRSCDEKEKDFGGCRCQAFMLTGDASNADPVCAKSAEHGIILKAREDAEHAHQTIDELTFRNERNSRVIVRG from the coding sequence GTGCCGAACACTGGATCAGCCTTGCCTGAATTGCCGGCAAAACCTGACGTCGGCCTGCCGCTGTGGCTGCTCGCCGAGCTGACCTACCGTTGCCCGCTGCAGTGCCCGTACTGCTCCAACCCCCTGGACTTCGCCGCCCAGGGCCAGGAGCTGAGCACCGCGCAGTGGTTCAAGGTGATGGCCGAAGCGCGGGAGATGGGCGCCGCGCAACTGGGCTTTTCCGGCGGTGAGCCGCTGGTGCGCCAGGACCTGGCCGAACTGATCGGCGAGGGCCGGCGCCTGGGTTACTACACCAACCTGATCACCTCCGGCATCGGCCTCACCGAACAGAAGATCGCCACCTTCAAAGAGGCCGGGCTGGACCATATCCAGATCAGCTTCCAGGCCAGCGACGAGCAGGTGAACAACCTGCTGGCCGGCTCGAAGAAGGCCTTCGCGCAAAAGCTGGAAATGGCCCGCGCGGTAAAAGCCCATGGCTACCCGATGGTGCTGAACTTCGTCACCCATCGGCACAATATCGACAAGATCGACCGCATCATCGAGCTGTGCGTGGCCCTGGAAGCCGACTTCGTCGAGCTGGCCACTTGTCAGTTCTATGGCTGGGCGCACCTGAACCGCGTCGGCCTGCTGCCGACCCGCGCCCAGCTCGAACGCGCCGAGCGCATCACCAACGAGTACCGGGCCAAACTGCAAGCCGCCGGCAACCCGTGCAAGCTGATCTTCGTCACCCCGGACTATTACGAAGAGCGCCCCAAGGCCTGCATGAACGGCTGGGGCAGCGTGTTTCTCACCGTCACCCCGGACGGCACCGCCCTGCCCTGCCATGGCGCCCGGCAGTTACCGGTGCAGTTTCCCAATGTGCGCGACCACAGCATGCAGCACATCTGGTACGACTCGTTCGGGTTCAATCGCTTTCGCGGTTATGACTGGATGCCCGAGCCGTGCCGTTCCTGCGACGAAAAGGAGAAAGACTTCGGCGGCTGCCGCTGCCAGGCCTTCATGCTCACCGGCGACGCCAGCAATGCCGACCCGGTTTGCGCCAAGTCGGCCGAGCACGGCATCATCCTCAAGGCGCGTGAAGACGCCGAGCATGCCCATCAGACCATCGACGAGCTGACCTTCCGTAATGAGCGAAACTCCCGTGTCATTGTCCGCGGCTGA
- the pqqC gene encoding pyrroloquinoline-quinone synthase PqqC produces the protein MSDAKPLSPAEFEQALRAKGAYYHIHHPYHVAMYEGRASREQIQGWVANRFYYQVNIPMKDAAILANCPDREIRREWIQRLLDHDGAPGEDGGIEAWLRLGQAVGLDPQQLRSQELVLPGVRFAVDAYVNFARRASWQEAASSSLTELFAPQIHQSRLDSWPQHYPWIDPAGYEYFRTRLGQARRDVEHGLAITLQHYTTVEGQQRMLEILQFKLDILWSMLDAMSMAYELNRPPYHSVTSERVWHKGIAL, from the coding sequence ATGAGCGACGCCAAACCGCTGTCCCCCGCCGAATTCGAACAGGCCCTGCGCGCCAAGGGCGCCTATTACCACATTCATCACCCCTACCATGTGGCGATGTATGAAGGCCGCGCGAGCCGCGAGCAGATCCAGGGCTGGGTGGCCAACCGTTTCTATTACCAGGTCAACATCCCGATGAAAGACGCCGCGATCCTGGCCAACTGCCCGGACCGCGAAATCCGCCGCGAGTGGATTCAGCGCCTGCTCGACCATGACGGCGCCCCTGGCGAAGACGGCGGCATCGAAGCCTGGCTGCGCCTGGGCCAGGCGGTCGGCCTCGATCCGCAGCAGCTGCGTTCCCAGGAACTGGTGCTGCCTGGCGTGCGTTTTGCCGTGGATGCCTACGTCAACTTCGCCCGCCGCGCCAGTTGGCAAGAGGCCGCCAGCAGCTCGCTGACCGAGCTGTTCGCCCCGCAGATCCATCAGTCGCGGCTCGACAGCTGGCCGCAGCACTACCCATGGATCGACCCGGCCGGCTATGAGTACTTCCGCACTCGCCTGGGCCAGGCCCGGCGTGACGTCGAGCATGGGCTGGCGATTACCCTGCAGCACTACACTACAGTTGAAGGCCAGCAGCGCATGCTGGAGATCCTGCAGTTCAAGCTGGACATCCTCTGGAGCATGCTCGATGCCATGAGCATGGCTTACGAACTGAACCGCCCGCCCTATCACAGTGTCACCAGCGAAAGGGTCTGGCACAAAGGAATCGCCCTATGA
- a CDS encoding carbon-nitrogen hydrolase family protein, producing the protein MRIALFQGEPQPLDLSGNLERLHQQAQLATARGAELLVCPEMFLSGYNIGSEAVARLAEAEDGPSAMAVVEIAQSNRIAIAYGYPELAEDGQIFNSVQLIDAHGSSLCNYRKTHLFGGLDRAMFSPGPDHFPVVELNGWRLGFLICYDIEFPENARRLALAGAELILVPTANMVPFDFIAQVTVRARAYENQCYLAYANYCGSEGEIHYCGQSSIVGPDGSILAMAGRDSALLSADLDLQRVQQGRANNPYLHDLRPELYSTPRQ; encoded by the coding sequence ATGCGCATCGCCCTGTTCCAAGGCGAACCGCAACCGCTGGACCTGTCCGGCAACCTCGAGCGCCTGCACCAGCAGGCGCAACTGGCCACTGCCCGCGGCGCCGAACTGCTGGTATGCCCGGAGATGTTCCTGAGCGGCTACAACATCGGCAGCGAAGCCGTCGCGCGCCTGGCCGAAGCCGAAGACGGCCCCTCGGCCATGGCCGTGGTGGAGATCGCCCAGAGCAACCGCATCGCCATTGCCTACGGCTACCCGGAGCTGGCCGAGGACGGGCAGATCTTCAACAGCGTGCAGTTGATCGACGCCCACGGCAGCAGCCTGTGCAACTACCGCAAGACCCACCTGTTCGGTGGCCTCGACCGGGCGATGTTCAGCCCGGGGCCCGATCACTTTCCGGTGGTCGAGCTCAACGGCTGGCGCCTGGGCTTTTTGATCTGCTACGACATCGAGTTCCCGGAAAACGCCCGGCGCCTGGCCCTGGCCGGTGCCGAACTGATCCTGGTGCCGACGGCGAACATGGTGCCCTTCGACTTCATTGCCCAGGTCACCGTGCGCGCCCGCGCCTACGAGAACCAGTGCTACCTGGCGTACGCCAACTACTGCGGCAGCGAAGGCGAAATCCACTACTGCGGGCAGAGCAGCATCGTCGGCCCGGATGGCAGCATCCTGGCCATGGCCGGTCGTGACAGCGCGCTGCTGAGCGCCGACCTCGACCTGCAGCGAGTGCAGCAAGGGCGGGCCAACAACCCTTACCTGCACGACCTGCGCCCCGAGCTCTACAGCACGCCGCGGCAATAA
- a CDS encoding S9 family peptidase produces MSETPVSLSAAERFSAEQAVAAGTDFAELRVAAQGLFWNEFRPSDGACRIWLWRDGQARCLTPNGFSVRSRVYEYGGGSFCLSDDGLVFVNEADQQLYCQDLDGGLPQPLTAGVKRYGDLRWANGQVLAVEESHGPGAVEHRLVAIVKGSREVLAEGADFYAAPTLSADGSRLAWIEWSRPEQPWTATRLLCCQRQADGRWSTPRCIAGEQGPQQSLQQPHFDTGGRLYCLSDRNGYWQPWGETVAGWSALPAAAADHAGAPWQLGASTWLALDQQHYLASWFENGFSRLGICHADGSVEDYSANYNRFRCLDLDEQHIYAIAASAISPPAVIAINRQSHQVQVLAGGALPLPAERISRPQALRYPSGDGFAHGFFYPAMNGEAQPPLLVFIHGGPTSACYPVLDPRIQYWAQRGFAVADLNYRGSSSYGRDYRQALHLRWGEIDVEDACAVVRHLAERKLIDPQRAFIRGGSAGGYTTLCALAFHDVFRAGASLYGVSDPQALARATHKFEGDYLDWLIGDPVADAERYQQRTPLLHAANIKVPVIFFQGELDAVVVPEQTRSMLDALKANGIRAEGHFYPSERHGFRTASNLAHALEEEWKFYRRVLEGS; encoded by the coding sequence ATGAGCGAAACTCCCGTGTCATTGTCCGCGGCTGAGCGCTTCAGCGCCGAACAGGCGGTCGCCGCCGGTACCGACTTTGCCGAGCTGCGGGTTGCCGCCCAAGGCCTGTTCTGGAACGAGTTTCGCCCCAGCGACGGCGCCTGCCGGATCTGGCTCTGGCGCGATGGCCAGGCCCGCTGCCTGACGCCCAATGGCTTCAGCGTGCGCAGCCGGGTGTATGAGTACGGTGGCGGCAGCTTCTGCCTGAGCGACGATGGCTTGGTGTTCGTCAACGAGGCCGACCAGCAGCTCTATTGCCAGGACCTTGACGGCGGATTACCGCAACCTCTAACTGCGGGCGTGAAACGTTACGGCGACCTGCGCTGGGCCAATGGCCAGGTGCTGGCAGTGGAAGAAAGCCATGGCCCCGGAGCGGTCGAGCATCGCCTGGTGGCCATCGTCAAGGGTAGCCGTGAAGTACTGGCCGAAGGCGCCGACTTCTACGCCGCGCCCACCCTCAGCGCCGATGGCTCGCGCCTGGCCTGGATAGAATGGAGCCGCCCCGAGCAACCATGGACCGCAACCCGCTTGCTGTGTTGCCAGCGCCAGGCCGATGGCCGCTGGAGCACACCGCGCTGTATCGCCGGTGAACAAGGCCCGCAACAATCCCTGCAGCAACCGCACTTTGATACCGGCGGCCGCCTGTATTGCCTGTCCGACCGCAACGGCTACTGGCAGCCCTGGGGCGAAACCGTCGCAGGCTGGAGCGCATTGCCGGCCGCCGCTGCCGACCACGCCGGCGCGCCCTGGCAACTGGGCGCCAGCACCTGGCTGGCGCTGGATCAGCAACACTACCTGGCCAGCTGGTTCGAAAACGGCTTCAGTCGTTTAGGCATCTGTCATGCCGACGGTTCGGTAGAAGACTACAGCGCGAACTACAACCGCTTCCGCTGCCTAGACCTCGACGAGCAGCACATCTATGCCATTGCCGCGTCGGCCATCAGCCCACCTGCGGTTATCGCCATCAACCGCCAGAGTCATCAGGTGCAGGTGTTGGCAGGCGGTGCCTTGCCGCTGCCGGCCGAACGCATCAGCCGCCCGCAGGCCCTGCGCTACCCCAGTGGCGATGGTTTCGCTCATGGTTTCTTCTACCCGGCCATGAACGGTGAGGCGCAGCCGCCACTGCTGGTGTTCATCCATGGCGGGCCGACCTCGGCCTGCTACCCGGTGCTCGACCCGCGCATCCAGTACTGGGCCCAGCGCGGTTTTGCCGTGGCCGACCTCAATTACCGAGGCAGCAGCAGCTATGGCCGCGACTATCGCCAGGCCCTGCACCTGCGCTGGGGCGAGATTGACGTCGAAGATGCCTGCGCCGTGGTCAGGCACCTGGCCGAACGCAAGCTGATCGACCCGCAGCGCGCGTTCATCCGTGGCGGCAGCGCTGGCGGCTACACCACCCTCTGCGCCCTGGCGTTCCATGATGTATTCCGCGCCGGTGCCAGCCTCTACGGCGTCAGCGACCCGCAGGCGCTGGCCCGCGCCACGCACAAATTCGAAGGCGATTACCTGGACTGGCTGATCGGCGACCCGGTAGCCGACGCCGAACGTTACCAGCAGCGCACGCCGTTGCTGCACGCCGCCAACATCAAGGTGCCGGTGATCTTCTTCCAGGGTGAGCTGGATGCCGTGGTGGTGCCGGAACAGACCCGTTCGATGCTGGATGCATTGAAAGCCAACGGCATTCGCGCCGAAGGGCATTTCTACCCATCGGAGCGTCACGGTTTTCGTACCGCGAGCAACCTGGCGCATGCGCTGGAAGAGGAATGGAAGTTCTATCGGCGGGTGCTGGAGGGCAGTTAG
- the pqqF gene encoding pyrroloquinoline quinone biosynthesis protein PqqF, whose amino-acid sequence MPSALHNLTLANGLQVTLRHAPQLKRCAAAVRVAAGSHDAPPAWPGLAHFLEHLFFLGNQRFALDDGLMRYVQHHGGQVNASTRERSTEFFFEVPPAAFAGGLERLCQMLAQPQFDLERQVREREVIHAEFIAWSRNPQAQHQFALLQAAGSEHPLSAFQAGNRYSLQVQNPAFQAALRGFHQRFYQAGQITLSLSGPQSLDELQALANRFGQVFSRGAKVQQSLPPSFYSRAALLMHNERQLDVLYPCEQLPTGFEQAVDFLATWLSDIRPGGLPATLRARGWLAHFAFSSLYSFAGQTLLHAGFKLNDTADATQVQALLTDWLGFFRTADLSSINQEYARLQRCRELAASALELARQDSTGQRFDALDAQGLAALEQLLETMLAGQVKPPTHAWQLPAANPLLSVKAQTLSVSAVPEGLTVSPLLPPSREHGVVYLRWQLTSALRGRLWQVLDRALQALSEQAAQAGVQVQLSACDKYWQLRCAGNGTVVGAVIEQALAILRQPPSQSWTTGAAERPDTMPIRALLRQLPEQLLGRRVDEPLPACIISQSDLDALWEHSTWTGLSTGFSASQQSALNQALSAMPGCAGRHLPTTIEPVRRWQTLPPAASEQALLLFCPIEDQAAGRLFAQQLQGPFYQRLRVELNLGYAVFSAFRQIEGCNGLLLGVQSPSASHTEIIGHIQALLDNLPATLSCNPADKQALAAQFDEAAMTNNEVAEWAWQAHLAGHRQPRLSDLQAAILAVETPQLKHLARQVSQAEHGWLCLANGPAPSENWH is encoded by the coding sequence ATGCCCAGCGCCCTGCACAACCTGACCCTCGCCAATGGCCTGCAGGTCACCCTGCGCCATGCACCGCAGCTAAAACGCTGCGCGGCGGCTGTGCGGGTAGCGGCCGGCAGCCATGACGCGCCACCGGCGTGGCCGGGGCTGGCACACTTTCTCGAGCATCTGTTCTTCCTCGGCAATCAACGCTTCGCCCTGGACGACGGCCTGATGCGCTATGTGCAGCACCACGGCGGGCAGGTCAACGCCAGCACCCGTGAACGCAGCACCGAGTTCTTTTTCGAAGTACCGCCCGCGGCTTTTGCCGGGGGGCTTGAGCGACTGTGCCAGATGCTCGCACAGCCGCAGTTCGACCTTGAGCGGCAAGTGCGCGAACGGGAAGTGATCCATGCCGAGTTCATTGCCTGGTCGCGCAATCCACAAGCGCAGCACCAGTTTGCCTTGCTTCAGGCTGCGGGCAGCGAACATCCGCTGAGCGCGTTCCAGGCTGGCAACCGCTACAGCCTGCAGGTTCAAAATCCGGCGTTCCAGGCGGCGTTGCGCGGCTTTCACCAGCGCTTCTACCAGGCCGGGCAAATCACCTTGAGCCTGAGCGGGCCACAAAGCCTCGACGAACTGCAGGCGTTGGCGAATCGCTTCGGCCAGGTGTTCAGTCGCGGGGCAAAAGTGCAGCAATCGCTACCACCGAGCTTCTATAGCCGGGCTGCGCTGTTGATGCACAACGAACGGCAACTGGATGTGCTGTACCCGTGCGAGCAACTCCCCACAGGTTTTGAGCAGGCAGTCGATTTTCTCGCTACCTGGCTGAGCGACATCCGGCCCGGCGGCTTGCCGGCGACCTTGCGCGCGCGGGGCTGGCTGGCGCACTTCGCGTTTTCCTCGCTGTACAGCTTTGCCGGCCAGACGCTGCTGCATGCGGGCTTCAAACTCAACGACACGGCTGATGCCACGCAGGTCCAGGCGCTGTTGACTGACTGGCTGGGGTTTTTCCGCACGGCGGACCTGAGCAGCATCAATCAGGAATACGCCCGCTTGCAGCGTTGTCGCGAACTTGCCGCCAGCGCGCTGGAGCTGGCACGCCAGGACAGCACCGGGCAACGCTTCGACGCGCTGGACGCGCAAGGCTTGGCTGCGCTTGAACAGTTGCTCGAAACAATGCTCGCCGGCCAGGTAAAACCGCCTACCCACGCCTGGCAGTTGCCCGCTGCAAATCCGTTGCTGAGCGTGAAGGCGCAGACCCTCTCGGTCAGCGCCGTTCCCGAAGGCCTGACTGTCTCTCCCCTGCTACCGCCGTCGCGCGAGCATGGTGTGGTCTACCTGCGCTGGCAGCTCACCTCAGCCTTGCGTGGGCGCCTGTGGCAGGTACTTGATCGGGCGCTGCAAGCCCTGAGTGAACAGGCTGCGCAGGCTGGGGTGCAAGTGCAATTGAGCGCCTGCGACAAATACTGGCAGTTGCGCTGCGCCGGCAATGGCACCGTGGTGGGCGCAGTGATTGAACAGGCATTGGCCATCCTGCGGCAGCCGCCCAGCCAGAGCTGGACAACTGGCGCTGCCGAGCGGCCTGATACCATGCCGATCCGCGCGCTGCTCAGGCAGTTGCCGGAGCAACTACTAGGCCGCCGCGTCGACGAGCCCTTGCCGGCCTGCATAATCAGCCAGAGCGATCTGGATGCGTTGTGGGAGCATTCAACCTGGACTGGACTTTCGACCGGCTTCAGTGCCAGCCAGCAATCGGCGCTGAACCAGGCCCTAAGCGCAATGCCAGGGTGCGCTGGCAGGCATCTGCCGACCACAATCGAACCTGTGCGGCGCTGGCAAACGCTACCGCCAGCGGCCAGTGAACAGGCCTTGCTGCTGTTCTGCCCGATCGAGGACCAAGCCGCAGGCCGGCTGTTTGCCCAGCAGCTACAAGGGCCTTTCTATCAGCGCCTGCGGGTCGAACTGAACCTGGGCTACGCGGTATTCAGCGCCTTCCGACAGATCGAGGGCTGCAACGGCCTGTTGCTTGGCGTGCAGTCGCCATCGGCCAGCCATACCGAGATCATCGGGCACATCCAGGCATTGCTCGATAACCTGCCCGCCACACTGAGCTGCAACCCTGCAGATAAACAGGCCCTCGCCGCCCAGTTCGACGAAGCGGCGATGACCAACAACGAGGTTGCCGAATGGGCCTGGCAGGCGCATCTGGCCGGCCATCGCCAGCCGCGGCTGAGCGATCTGCAAGCGGCGATCCTGGCGGTCGAAACGCCGCAGCTGAAGCACCTGGCCCGCCAGGTAAGCCAGGCCGAACACGGCTGGCTGTGCCTGGCCAACGGCCCGGCGCCCAGCGAAAACTGGCACTGA